GGCCTCGAAGAGGAACCAGACGCGCCTTTCGGCCTCGTCTATGTAATTCTCGAGAAGGCTCGCCGTGGCGACGTCGCCGCGCTCGTCGCAGACAGAATGCGCCTCGCGCATCCGCGCCGCCAGCACGCCATTGTCGTCGCGCAGCTCCGCCAGCATGTCCTGCGGATCGACATAATCGGCGTCATTGTCGAGGATGCGCTGGAGCTTGGCGATATGGCCGATGGAGCGCAGCGTCGTGCCGCCGACCTTGCGCACGCGCTCGGCGATTTCGTCCGTCGTCGCGAAAATCTGCGCGCCCTGCTCGTCGAGGAGCAGATGATAGTCGCGAAAATGCG
This genomic window from Methylosinus sp. H3A contains:
- a CDS encoding Dps family protein translates to MANRDIHSRQKAALETPTGLSAQATRDVSGALNAVLADIFALYLKTKNFHWHVSGPHFRDYHLLLDEQGAQIFATTDEIAERVRKVGGTTLRSIGHIAKLQRILDNDADYVDPQDMLAELRDDNGVLAARMREAHSVCDERGDVATASLLENYIDEAERRVWFLFEAGRRGNA